The Malus domestica chromosome 10, GDT2T_hap1 genome contains a region encoding:
- the LOC103429730 gene encoding uncharacterized protein isoform X13, with product MSKPSLRLQFTKLLVFYHVLLWQLGHWPQSKLHCRADVARLPEDEVSALRDFMSNTELRPEQIIEVTYCSDVVRTYGFVIECNCTNESGCRITGIRMSYLGLTGTIHEKVGDLTSLTYLILSNNTLHGGIPDTIGNLKNLQVLDLSRNQLNGSIPASLGRLVSLEYLYLQYNLLSQGIPPSFGSLTKLTELNLQFNMISDSIPEDFGNLSSLTIMELSENQLSGPLPQSLGNLTTLTTFYVSANNLSGKFPETYGNLTSLKKFSIAGNYISGPLPVETIAKWTNITHLVLVGNNFEGNLTEKIFRLPKLQYLLITDLANNSFPLPPKINNSANFISLTLRNCSINGTIPKYIGENMTSLRYLDLSFNKLTGGLPQNMSSKMIYMSFSRNMLNGTIAPSILGDSQTRIDLSFNYFSAEGSPVQSNQQLNLFACCRNSSTTEPQMMDPFEMKNRYCPENEPEYHSLFINCGGEETIVDGHQYDQDNDTSLFYTSPKKSWAYSLSGDFGVPESNTSNYIKSMTRGVHEAPLYEKARFSPISLEYYVFCLRKGNYIVTLYFKEIVDSKDEDYSSLRKRVFDVYIQDVRRLDYFKIREEEGTTEGPITKKISAVVVNDSGLLNIHLYWPGKGSYQYHPSFNGPLISAISVTPEFDPDKSKGQFVALITLASIVAALPLSLAFAWRMGWLPSEGFPKIETSQEKIVDEYQDSEELPSQEENGDEQRNTKDQGTRKNTEKYQGQEEIGDEHQDNEELPSQEEIGDEHQDNEELPSQEEIGDEHQDNEELPSQEEIGDEHQDNEELPSQEEIGDEPRNTKGQEEVGDEQRNTKDQGRRKNTKTKRKKKEKLGDEHPNIVKKLGMFGLSYGFPLGMSSEELPSQEEIGDKHQDSEEFPSKEEIGDEHQDSEELPSQEEIGDEQRNTKGQQEINDEQRNTKDQGRRKNTETKRKKKEKIGDDHPDTVKKLGMLGLSYGFPSGQEEIGEEHQDSEELPNQEEIGDEHQDREELPSQEEIGDEQRNTKGQEEIGDEQRNTKDQGRRKNTETKRKKKEKIGDERPNTIKKLGMFGLSYGLPLDMSSEELPSKEEIGDEHQDSEELPSQEEIGDEQRNTKDQGRRKNTETKRKKKEKIGDERPNTVKKLGMFGLSYGLPLDMSSEELPSQEEIGDEQRKTKDQGRWKNTETKRKKKEKIGDEHPDTVKKLGMLGLSYGFPLGMSSEELPSQEEIGDEQRNRKGQEEIGEEQRNTKDQGRQKNTETKRKKKEKIGDEHPDTVKKLGMFGLSYGFPLGMSNEELPSQEEIGDEHQDSEELPSQQEIGDEQRNKKGQEEIGDEQRNTKDQGRWKNTETKTKKKEKIGDEHPDTVKKLGMLGLSYGFPLGMSSEELPSEEEIGDEHQDSEELPSQEEIGDEQRNRKGQEEIGDEQRNTKDQGRRKNTETKRKKKEKIGDEHPDTVKKLGMFGLSYGFPLGMSSEELPSQEEIGDEHQDSEKLPSQEEIGDEQRNMKGQEEIGDEQRNTKDQGRRKNTETKMKKKEKIGDEHPDIVKKLGMLGSSYGFPLGMSSEELPSQEEISDEHQDNEELPSQEKIGDEQRNTKGQEEIGDEQRNTKDQGRRKNTKTKMKKKEKIGDEHPDTVKKLGMLGLSYGFPLGMSSEELLSQEEIGDEHQDSEELRSQEEISDEQRNTKGQEEIGDEQINTKDQGRRTNTKTRRKKNEKIGDEHLDAVKELINATENFSDKKKLGHSETFFMAQLPSHTVAVKKLDSAHFKGKIDKLKEEIGIIESLQHNNILKLLHAYIGKDLQFLVYEYMENKSLEDILFGSSTSGTIKLDWNTRVNICLGIAQGLQYLHERVQIVHTNIKSANILLNEKLEAKISDFGFANLYSEEDKVMAIGRETKKGYTAPEYLQTDDLDSKLDVFSFGVVVLEIVSGERNVRNQSKKETEVLLDRAYKANRNGNLKSLVDKNLSTFDEREALIILKLALECTTMGASVRPEMSGVVSVLLGEKSIDEVCSPAKPTGDINVVGSLEELAGISDMAAKPTGDINVVGSLEESAGISDMAESLSPLWGS from the exons ATGAGTAAGCCTTCTCTAAGACTGCAGTTTACTAAGCTTCTTGTTTTTTACCATGTTCTACTTTGGCAACTTGGACACTGGCCTCAATCCAAACTCCACTGCAGAGCCGACGTGGCTCGACTGCCGGAAGATGAAG TGTCTGCTCTCCGTGACTTTATGAGCAACACAGAGTTAAGGCCAGAGCAAATCATTGAGGTGACGTATTGCAGTGATGTAGTCCGGACTTACGGTTTTGTCATCGAATGTAATTGCACTAATGAGAGTGGATGCCGGATCACTGGAAT TAGAATGAGCTACTTAGGTTTAACTGGAACTATTCATGAAAAAGTGGGTGATCTTACAAGCCTAACCTACCT CATTCTATCCAACAACACACTTCATGGCGGAATACCAGACACCATTGGGAATTTGAAGAATCTCCAAGTCCT GGATCTATCGCGAAATCAACTCAATGGTTCAATACCAGCAAGCTTAGGGCGCTTGGTTTCTCTTGAATATCT ATATCTGCAATACAACTTGCTTAGCCAAGGTATACCACCAAGTTTTGGTTCACTGACGAAACTTACTGAATT GAATCTGCAGTTTAATATGATATCAGACTCAATTCCTGAGGATTTTGGAAATCTTTCGAGTCTTACAATTAT GGAACTGTCTGAGAATCAGCTGTCTGGTCCTCTTCCACAAAGCCTCGGAAACTTGACAACTCTCACAACCTT CTATGTGTCAGCCAATAATTTGAGTGGGAAATTTCCAGAAACTTATGGAAACCTCACAAGCCTGAAAAAGTT TTCGATAGCCGGGAATTACATTTCTGGTCCCTTACCAGTTGAAACCATAGCCAAGTGGACTAATATCACTCACCT GGTGCTCGTGGGAAACAATTTCGAAGGAAACTTGACTGAAAAAATATTCCGCTTGCCAAAGCTTCAGTATCT GTTGATAACTGACCTggcaaataatagtttcccaTTACCACCAAAAATCAACAACAGTGCCAATTTCATTTCTCT AACACTGAGGAACTGCTCAATCAACGGCACAATCCCCAAATACATTGGTGAAAATATGACATCCCTAAGATACCT AGACTTGAGCTTCAATAAGTTAACTGGTGGCCTCCCTCAGAATATGAGTTCAAAAATGATTTACat GTCTTTTTCTAGAAATATGCTTAACGGGACAATCGCACCTTCGATACTTGGGGACTCCCAAACTAGGAT AGATCTTTCGTTCAACTATTTTTCAGCAGAAGGCTCTCCAGTACAAAGCAACCAACAACT GAACTTGTTTGCATGCTGCCGCAACTCCTCAACCACTGAGCCACAAat GATGGATCCATTTGAAATGAAGAACAGATACTGTCCTGAAAACGAACCGGAGT ACCATTCCTTGTTTATTAATTGTGGTGGTGAAGAAACAATCGTAGATGGGCATCAATATGATCAAGATAATGACACATCCCTCTTTTACACAAGTCCAAAGAAAAGCTGGGCTTACAGCCTTTCCGGAGACTTTGGTGTACCAGAAAGTAATACTAGTAATTATATCAAGAGCATGACACGTGGAGTTCATGAGGCACCGTTGTATGAAAAAGCTCGGTTTTCCCCGATATCTCTCGAGTATTATGTTTTTTGTCTACGCAAAGGCAATTATATTGTGACGCTTTATTTCAAGGAAATTGTAGACAGTAAGGATGAAGATTATAGTAGTTTAAGAAAACGCGTATTTGATGTATATATTCAG GATGTGAGGAGACTAGATTATTTCAAGATTAGGGAGGAGGAGGGAACTACAGAAGGACCAATAACTAAAAAGATTTCAGCTGTGGTTGTAAATGATAGCGGTCTATTGAACATCCACTTGTACTGGCCTGGAAAGGGATCGTATCAATACCATCCTAGTTTTAATGGACCTCTAATATCAGCTATTTCTGTGACTCCTG AGTTCGATCCCGATAAAAGCAAAGGTCAATTTGTTGCATTGATTACGCTTGCTTCAATTGTTGCTGCTCTGCCGCTTTCATTGGCTTTTGCTTGGAGGATGGGCTGGCTGCCAAGCGAAGGGTTCCCCA AAATCGAAACAAGTCAAGAAAAAATAGTTGATGAGTATCAAGACAGCGAAGAGCTCCCCA GTCAAGAAGAAAATGGTGATGAGCAGAGAAACACGAAAGATCAAGGCACGCGgaagaacacagaaaaatatcAAG GTCAAGAAGAAATAGGAGATGAGCATCAAGACAACGAAGAGCTCCCCA GTCAAGAAGAAATAGGAGATGAGCATCAAGACAACGAAGAGCTCCCCA GTCAAGAAGAAATAGGAGATGAGCATCAAGACAACGAAGAGCTCCCCA GTCAAGAAGAAATAGGTGATGAGCATCAAGACAACGAAGAGCTCCCCA GTCAAGAAGAAATAGGTGATGAGCCGAGAAACACGAAAGGTCAAGAAGAAGTAGGAGATGAACAGAGAAACACGAAAGATCAAGGCAGGCGGaagaacacaaaaacaaagaggaagaaaaaggaaaaactaGGTGATGAGCATCCAAACATCGTCAAAAAATTGGGTATGTTCGGATTGAGCTATGGATTTCCGTTGGGAATGTCAAGCGAAGAGCTCCCCA GTCAAGAAGAAATAGGTGATAAGCATCAGGACAGCGAAGAGTTCCCCA GTAAAGAAGAAATAGGTGATGAGCATCAAGACAGCGAAGAGCTCCCCA GTCAAGAAGAAATAGGTGATGAGCAGAGAAACACGAAAGGTCAACAAGAAATAAATGACGAGCAGAGAAACACGAAAGATCAAGGCAGGCGGAAGAACACAGaaacaaagaggaagaaaaaggaaaaaataggTGATGATCATCCAGACACCGTAAAAAAATTGGGTATGTTGGGATTGAGCTATGGATTTCCGTCGG GTCAAGAAGAAATAGGTGAGGAGCATCAAGACAGCGAAGAGCTCCCCA aTCAAGAAGAAATAGGTGATGAGCATCAAGACAGGGAAGAGCTCCCCA GCCAAGAAGAAATAGGTGATGAGCAGAGAAACACGAAAGGTCAAGAAGAAATAGGTGATGAGCAGAGAAACACGAAAGATCAAGGCAGGCGGAAGAACACAGaaacaaagaggaagaaaaaggaaaaaataggTGATGAGCGTCCAAACACCATCAAAAAATTGGGTATGTTCGGATTGAGCTATGGATTACCGTTGGATATGTCAAGCGAAGAGCTCCCCA GTAAAGAAGAAATAGGTGATGAGCATCAAGACAGCGAAGAACTCCCCA GCCAAGAAGAAATAGGTGATGAGCAGAGAAACACGAAAGATCAAGGCAGGCGGAAGAACACAGaaacaaagaggaagaaaaaggaaaaaataggTGATGAGCGTCCAAACACCGTCAAAAAATTGGGTATGTTCGGATTGAGCTATGGATTACCGTTGGATATGTCAAGCGAAGAGCTCCCCA gCCAAGAAGAAATAGGTGATGAGCAGAGAAAAACGAAAGATCAAGGCAGGTGGAAGAACACAGaaacaaagaggaagaaaaaggaaaaaataggTGATGAGCATCCCGACACCGTCAAAAAATTGGGTATGTTGGGATTGAGCTATGGATTTCCGTTGGGTATGTCAAGCGAAGAGCTCCCCA gtCAAGAAGAAATAGGTGATGAGCAGAGAAACAGGAAAGGTCAAGAAGAAATAGGTGAGGAGCAGAGAAACACGAAAGATCAAGGCAGGCAGAAGAACACagaaacaaaaaggaagaaaaaggaaaaaataggTGATGAGCATCCAGACACTGTAAAAAAATTGGGTATGTTCGGATTGAGCTATGGATTTCCGTTGGGTATGTCAAACGAAGAGCTCCCCA GTCAAGAAGAAATAGGTGATGAGCATCAAGACAGCGAAGAACTCCCCA GTCAACAAGAAATAGGTGATGAGCAGAGAAACAAGAAAGGTCAAGAAGAAATTGGTGATGAGCAGAGAAACACGAAAGATCAAGGCAGGTGGAAGAACACAGAAACAAAGacgaagaaaaaggaaaaaataggTGATGAGCATCCAGACACCGTCAAAAAATTGGGTATGTTGGGATTGAGCTATGGATTTCCGTTGGGTATGTCAAGCGAAGAGCTCCCCA GTGAAGAAGAAATAGGTGATGAGCATCAAGATAGCGAAGAGCTCCCCA gtCAAGAAGAAATAGGTGATGAGCAGAGAAACAGGAAAGGTCAAGAAGAAATAGGTGATGAGCAGAGAAACACGAAAGATCAAGGCAGGCGGAAGAACACTGaaacaaagaggaagaaaaaggaaaaaataggTGATGAGCATCCAGACACTGTAAAAAAATTGGGTATGTTCGGATTGAGCTATGGATTTCCGTTGGGTATGTCAAGCGAAGAGCTCCCCA GTCAAGAAGAAATAGGTGATGAGCATCAAGACAGCGAAAAGCTCCCTA GTCAAGAAGAAATAGGTGATGAGCAAAGAAACATGAAAGGTCAAGAAGAAATAGGGGATGAGCAGAGAAACACGAAAGATCAAGGTAGGCGGAAGAACACAGAaacaaagatgaagaaaaaggaaaaaataggTGATGAGCATCCAGACATTGTTAAAAAATTGGGTATGTTGGGATCGAGCTATGGATTTCCGTTGGGTATGTCAAGCGAAGAGCTCCCCA gTCAAGAAGAAATAAGTGATGAGCATCAAGACAACGAAGAGCTCCCCA GTCAAGAAAAAATAGGTGATGAGCAGAGAAACACGAAAGGTCAAGAAGAAATAGGGGATGAGCAGAGAAACACGAAAGATCAAGGCAGGCGGaagaacacaaaaacaaagatgaagaaaaaggaaaaaataggTGATGAGCATCCAGACACTGTTAAAAAATTGGGTATGTTGGGATTGAGCTATGGATTTCCGTTGGGTATGTCAAGCGAAGAGCTCCTCA GTCAAGAAGAAATAGGTGATGAGCATCAAGACAGCGAAGAGCTCCGCA GTCAAGAAGAAATAAGTGATGAGCAGAGAAACACGAAAGGTCAAGAAGAAATTGGTGATGAGCAGATAAACACGAAAGATCAAGGCAGGCGGACGAACAcaaaaacaaggaggaagaaaaatgaaaaaataggTGATGAGCATCTAGACGCCGTCAAAGAATTAATAAATGCTACCGAAAATTTTAGcgacaaaaaaaaacttggtcATTCTGAGACATTTTTTATG GCACAACTGCCAAGTCATACTGTGGCCGTGAAGAAACTAGATTCCGCTCATTTTAAGGGAAAAATCGATAAACTGAAAGAGGAAATTGGCATCATAGAGTCATTGCAACACAACAATATCCTTAAACTGTTGCATGCTTATATTGGAAAAGACCTCCAATTTCTTGTTTACGAATACATGGAAAATAAATCCCTTGAAGACATCTTATTTG GCTCGAGTACTTCTGGCACAATCAAGCTTGATTGGAATACAAGGGTTAACATTTGCTTGGGAATAGCACAGGGTTTGCAATATCTACATGAGAGAGTACAGATTGTTCATACGAATATAAAATCTGCTAATATTCTTCTTAATGAAAAACTTGAGGCTAAGATATCGGACTTTGGATTTGCAAATCTTTATTCTGAAGAAGATAAAGTTATGGCCATCGGAAGAGAAACAAAGAA AGGCTACACGGCGCCAGAGTATTTGCAAACGGATGATTTAGATAGCAAACTGGATGTTTTCAGCTTTGGGGTGGTCGTACTTGAAATTGTTAGTGGGGAGAGAAACGTACGTaaccaatcaaagaaggaaactGAGGTTCTTTTAGACAGG GCTTATAAAGCAAATAGAAACGGAAATTTGAAGAGCTTGGTTGATAAGAATTTGTCTACATTTGATGAAAGAGAAGCCCTTATCATCTTGAAATTAGCATTGGAGTGCACCACGATGGGTGCTAGTGTCAGACCTGAAATGTCTGGAGTTGTTAGTGTTCTTCTTGGCGAAAAAAGCATTGACGAGGTTTGTTCACCTGCCAAGCCCACTGGCGACATCAATGTTGTTGGTTCCCTCGAAGAGTTGGCAGGCATTTCTGATATGGCTGCCAAGCCCACTGGCGACATCAATGTTGTTGGTTCCCTCGAAGAGTCGGCAGGCATTTCTGATATGGCAGAGTCTCTTTCCCCACTTTGGGGAAGTTGA